The genomic segment TAGACCATGCTATTATAGGAGAAGGAAGTATTGTTGGAGCAAACTCTCTTGTAACTTCAGGTAAAAAATTTCCTCCAAAAAGTTTAATTATGGGAAGTCCAGCAAAAGTAGTAAAAGAATTAACAGATGAAGATGTAGAGAAATTAATAAAACATGCAGGACATTATGTGGAGTATAAAAACGACTATATCTAATAAAATTAGAGTATTTTTACTCTAGTTTTCTTTACAATAACTTCTAATTTCATATTTTCCAGTTCTATAGTTTAAAACTTTTTCTTTTTTATATTCTAAACCTAAAGCTTTGCACTCTTCTTTTGTGATTTCTTCACTATTCACACAAGAAACAAAAAATAATGAACAAAAAATAAATGATACAATTGTTAAAAAAAGATTTTTCATTTAGAATCCTTTTATATTGAATCTAACACCTTCATACTACAATTAAGTAAATCTTTCATATCAAAAGGTTTTGGTATGCATTTACTAACACCTAAGCTCTTAATTCTTTCAATTATTTCTATATCAACAGCAGAAGTTATGATGCATGGAATATGAGGATTAATATTTCTAATCTCTTTAAGCATTGCTATTCCATCTTTTAGGGGCATATTGATATCTGTAATAATTAAGTCTATTTTCTCATTATTGAACTTTTCAAGACCTACTTTACCATTTTCTGCAATTATTACATTAAAAACGTAGTTTAAACAAATCTCTACATTAGATCTGACAATACTCTCATCTTCTACGTACAGAATAGTAAAATTTTTATAGTTTTGTGATGTACTTAACATGATACACCTCCCACTATAAAAATTATAGTGACAAATAGTACTATAAAGGTATCATTATTTTAAATTTATTCTGTATCCAAAACCATAAACATTTTCTAAATCTAATTCTGGAACTTTTTTTCTAAGTCTAGAAATTATGTTTTTTAAATTTGATATGCTAGGTGAT from the Arcobacter sp. CECT 8983 genome contains:
- a CDS encoding response regulator, whose amino-acid sequence is MLSTSQNYKNFTILYVEDESIVRSNVEICLNYVFNVIIAENGKVGLEKFNNEKIDLIITDINMPLKDGIAMLKEIRNINPHIPCIITSAVDIEIIERIKSLGVSKCIPKPFDMKDLLNCSMKVLDSI